From the Nocardiopsis changdeensis genome, one window contains:
- a CDS encoding DUF6412 domain-containing protein, which translates to MHALLLFLAELLFIGPGPDALPSAPMALLFAAVGAAAVVWYLAYGPAAVPAGDTTAGRTGAMRRRSERSAVPTLRDPDAAGRPRPRAPGAAR; encoded by the coding sequence GTGCACGCTCTGCTGCTGTTCCTCGCCGAACTCCTCTTCATCGGCCCCGGACCCGACGCCCTGCCCTCCGCCCCCATGGCGCTGCTGTTCGCCGCGGTGGGCGCCGCCGCCGTCGTCTGGTACCTGGCGTACGGCCCCGCGGCGGTCCCGGCGGGCGACACCACGGCCGGGCGGACGGGCGCGATGCGCCGCCGCTCGGAGCGGTCGGCGGTGCCGACCCTGCGCGACCCCGACGCGGCGGGCAGACCGCGTCCCAGAGCGCCCGGCGCGGCCCGGTAG
- a CDS encoding YidC/Oxa1 family membrane protein insertase — MYSVWPISAVMSLLTAVLTALTAFFTPLAGEPAAALAVVGLTVAVRLLLLPLGVMQVRAEKVRTRLAPRIAEITARHRDDPQKMVAAQQKLYAEAGTSPLAGCLPSLAQLPVVIALYGVFIGQGPGGGGLLEHTLAGVALSATPVAAGGPGALVFGSLLALLALVAWASRRYLPMPAVTPEAERMARGPISYLPFMTVVVAVFVPLAAGLYLLASGAWALGERLLLRRVLPEPTVPAAR; from the coding sequence GTGTACTCCGTGTGGCCGATCTCGGCCGTCATGTCCCTGCTCACCGCGGTCCTGACCGCCCTCACCGCCTTCTTCACACCCCTGGCGGGCGAACCCGCCGCGGCGCTGGCCGTGGTCGGCCTGACCGTCGCCGTCCGCCTGCTGCTCCTGCCCCTGGGGGTGATGCAGGTGCGCGCCGAGAAGGTCCGGACGCGCCTGGCGCCCCGGATCGCCGAGATCACGGCCCGGCACCGCGACGACCCGCAGAAGATGGTGGCCGCCCAGCAGAAGCTCTACGCCGAGGCGGGCACCTCGCCGCTGGCGGGCTGCCTGCCCTCGCTGGCGCAGCTGCCCGTGGTCATCGCCCTGTACGGGGTGTTCATCGGCCAGGGCCCCGGCGGCGGCGGGCTGTTGGAGCACACCCTGGCCGGGGTGGCGCTGAGCGCCACCCCGGTGGCGGCGGGCGGGCCGGGCGCCCTGGTCTTCGGCTCGCTGCTGGCCCTGCTGGCGCTGGTGGCGTGGGCCTCGCGCCGGTACCTCCCGATGCCCGCCGTCACCCCCGAGGCCGAGCGCATGGCCCGCGGCCCGATCTCGTACCTGCCGTTCATGACGGTGGTCGTCGCGGTGTTCGTGCCGCTGGCCGCGGGCCTGTACCTGCTGGCCTCGGGCGCGTGGGCGCTCGGCGAGCGGCTGCTGCTGCGCCGGGTGCTCCCCGAGCCCACCGTCCCCGCCGCCCGCTAG
- a CDS encoding superoxide dismutase family protein, translated as MRTPPLTAGALALTALLATGCSGGSDEGGADSPQSPAGVQPTASPSVTAGIFMVPGESRAAITYDETAVPEGATSDVQVRTQEGTTFVQFTGTGLEADRDFGAHVHTRPCGEKPEDAGPHYQNEQDPAADAETPSTDPAYANPENEIWLDFTTDSAGAGTASATVPWEFREGEANSLVLHERHTATEHGEAGTAGDRLACVSVAF; from the coding sequence ATGCGCACGCCACCGCTCACCGCCGGGGCCCTGGCCCTGACCGCGCTGCTCGCCACCGGCTGCTCCGGGGGCTCAGACGAGGGCGGGGCCGACTCCCCGCAGAGCCCGGCAGGCGTCCAGCCCACCGCCTCCCCCAGCGTCACCGCCGGGATCTTCATGGTCCCCGGGGAGAGCCGGGCCGCCATCACCTACGACGAGACCGCCGTGCCCGAGGGCGCCACCTCCGACGTCCAGGTGCGCACCCAGGAGGGCACGACGTTCGTTCAGTTCACCGGCACCGGGCTGGAGGCCGACCGCGACTTCGGCGCGCACGTGCACACCCGGCCGTGCGGGGAGAAGCCCGAGGACGCCGGGCCGCACTACCAGAACGAGCAGGACCCGGCCGCCGACGCGGAGACCCCCTCCACCGACCCGGCCTACGCCAACCCCGAGAACGAGATCTGGCTGGACTTCACCACCGACTCCGCCGGGGCCGGCACGGCCAGCGCCACCGTGCCGTGGGAGTTCCGCGAGGGCGAGGCCAACTCCCTGGTGCTGCACGAGCGGCACACCGCGACGGAGCACGGCGAGGCGGGCACCGCGGGCGACCGCCTCGCCTGCGTCAGCGTCGCGTTCTAG
- a CDS encoding DUF3291 domain-containing protein, translating to MSDPRPGHQLAQFNIGRLKAPLSDPSMEGFTSQIEPVNLMAEKAPGFVWRLIEEGKEDATGLRPFGDSYLVNYSVWEDLETLWDFTYRTDHLELLRGRREWFERSEGPHLVLWWIPSGTIPSVEEAGRRLDLLREHGPSPEAFTLRTHFPPPATP from the coding sequence ATGAGCGACCCCCGCCCCGGCCACCAGCTGGCCCAGTTCAACATCGGCCGCCTGAAGGCCCCCCTCTCCGACCCCTCCATGGAGGGGTTCACCTCACAGATCGAACCGGTCAACCTGATGGCCGAGAAGGCCCCCGGCTTCGTGTGGCGCCTGATCGAGGAGGGCAAGGAGGACGCGACCGGCCTGCGCCCGTTCGGGGACTCCTACCTGGTCAACTACTCGGTGTGGGAGGACCTGGAGACCCTGTGGGACTTCACCTACCGGACCGACCACCTCGAACTGCTGCGCGGGCGGCGGGAGTGGTTCGAGCGGTCGGAGGGCCCGCACCTGGTGCTGTGGTGGATTCCGAGCGGTACGATCCCGAGTGTCGAGGAGGCCGGGAGGCGTCTCGACCTGTTGCGCGAACACGGCCCCTCCCCCGAGGCCTTCACTCTCAGGACGCATTTCCCTCCCCCCGCGACACCCTGA
- a CDS encoding helix-turn-helix transcriptional regulator: MDDSSIDAAGALADPLRRRLYEFVVESGGEVGRAEAAQALGIQRTLAAHHLDRLAEAGLLETAHRRLNGREGPGAGRPAKLYRRADRELSVHLPPRDYGLAARVLAEAVERHGAEEALHAAAREEGRRIARGSAAESLEGLLRERGYEPEEVPGGEPGESCLRLRNCPFHALARDFPPLACGLNLELLRGVLEAAGEDGGRARLDPAAGRCCVVISKNKKD; the protein is encoded by the coding sequence ATGGACGACTCCTCGATCGACGCCGCCGGGGCCCTGGCCGACCCGCTGCGGCGCAGGCTGTACGAGTTCGTGGTGGAGTCGGGCGGCGAGGTGGGCCGGGCCGAGGCCGCGCAGGCGCTCGGCATCCAGCGGACGCTGGCCGCGCACCACCTGGACCGGCTGGCCGAGGCGGGGCTGCTGGAGACCGCGCACCGGCGGCTGAACGGCCGGGAGGGGCCGGGGGCGGGGCGTCCGGCCAAGCTGTACCGGCGGGCCGACCGGGAGCTGTCGGTGCACCTGCCTCCGCGCGACTACGGGCTGGCGGCGCGGGTGCTGGCGGAGGCGGTGGAGCGGCACGGCGCGGAGGAGGCGCTGCACGCGGCCGCGCGCGAGGAGGGGCGGCGGATCGCCCGGGGATCGGCCGCGGAGTCCCTGGAGGGGCTACTGCGCGAGCGCGGCTACGAGCCGGAGGAGGTGCCGGGCGGGGAGCCCGGGGAGAGCTGCCTGCGGTTGCGCAACTGCCCGTTCCACGCGCTGGCGCGGGACTTCCCGCCGCTGGCCTGCGGTCTGAACCTGGAACTGCTGCGGGGGGTGCTGGAGGCGGCCGGGGAGGACGGCGGCCGGGCCCGACTGGACCCGGCGGCGGGCCGGTGCTGTGTGGTCATCTCTAAAAACAAAAAAGATTGA
- a CDS encoding YigZ family protein has product MRTIRRDGEHELEIKRSRFLCALARVADEEAAREFIARRRREHWSATHNCTAYILGEDGGIQRSSDDGEPAGTAGVPMLEVLRHRGMTDTVAVVTRYYGGVKLGAGGLIRAYGNAVSAAIDAVGVLERRRLLLVDVFADYVIGGRLESDLRDSRFHVREVDYGARVRVEVALPEAELPEFEVLLAELTGGRAEAEVRGSTVVDVEP; this is encoded by the coding sequence ATGCGAACGATCAGACGCGACGGCGAGCACGAGCTGGAGATCAAGCGCTCCCGCTTCCTCTGCGCCCTGGCCCGCGTGGCCGACGAGGAGGCCGCCCGGGAGTTCATCGCCCGGCGGCGCAGGGAGCACTGGAGCGCGACCCACAACTGCACCGCGTACATCCTCGGCGAGGACGGCGGGATCCAGCGCTCCAGCGACGACGGCGAGCCCGCCGGCACCGCGGGCGTGCCCATGCTGGAGGTGCTGCGCCACCGGGGGATGACCGACACCGTCGCCGTCGTCACCCGCTACTACGGGGGCGTCAAGCTCGGCGCGGGCGGCCTGATCCGCGCCTACGGCAACGCCGTGTCCGCCGCGATCGACGCCGTCGGGGTGCTGGAGCGCCGCCGCCTGCTCCTCGTGGACGTGTTCGCCGACTACGTGATCGGCGGGCGGCTGGAGAGCGACCTGCGCGACTCCCGCTTCCACGTCCGCGAGGTCGACTACGGGGCCCGGGTGCGCGTCGAGGTGGCCCTGCCGGAGGCGGAGCTCCCGGAGTTCGAGGTCCTCCTCGCCGAGCTCACCGGCGGGAGGGCCGAGGCGGAGGTGCGCGGCAGCACCGTCGTGGACGTGGAGCCCTGA
- a CDS encoding PQQ-binding-like beta-propeller repeat protein produces the protein MRSSRAPGALTCGLAVLLLAACSGDPDPGPGPSGQESEPAPVPTAFEGQAPPGIEGEVLRVLHGDGADVHEIFADPLGVRISPVGDAFLVSSGGEDRHLLQDAATGADLWEGEARFRGFDADLDGDPVLLMSDGDRPFVLDAGGGVLWEPAEEGDLYLDGIGVRRPAEWSAEEPYGEYTVLDADGGELWTYEFAAPPEEPSDEPSDGAGEDGSADGDEAAREPGEEPQGLGVPVTAWDGAVLLDSGGGALHARSLDPDEPGGELWTLDAGSDDDLGLADLAPLPVPHVLGLFPLPAPEEDATGDGEEAGEPGDDVLLVRWSSAESPSVLSAHDPADGALLWTLEEPGPNPVGGAYDPAGPAGGLYDTATGTFLLPQASGTATAVAVDLAAGEVLWGLEEEDGAFSPAFAHAGFVYGSDRGGESDSQVVLDALDMDVAADDLDAHVEAVTEGGHAILVQGRQRFVYGPPPQEEPEESASPSESPGDDAS, from the coding sequence ATGCGCAGCTCACGGGCGCCTGGGGCCCTCACCTGCGGCCTCGCGGTCCTGTTGCTCGCGGCGTGCAGCGGCGACCCCGACCCCGGCCCCGGGCCGTCCGGGCAGGAGAGCGAGCCCGCGCCGGTGCCCACGGCGTTCGAGGGCCAGGCCCCGCCCGGCATCGAGGGCGAGGTGCTGCGGGTCCTGCACGGTGACGGCGCCGACGTCCACGAGATCTTCGCCGACCCGCTGGGCGTGCGGATCAGCCCCGTCGGCGACGCCTTCCTGGTCAGCTCCGGGGGCGAGGACCGCCACCTGCTCCAGGACGCCGCCACCGGCGCCGACCTGTGGGAGGGCGAGGCGCGCTTCCGCGGCTTCGACGCCGACCTGGACGGCGACCCGGTGCTGCTGATGTCCGACGGGGACCGCCCCTTCGTCCTGGACGCCGGGGGCGGCGTCCTGTGGGAGCCCGCCGAGGAGGGCGACCTCTACCTGGACGGGATCGGCGTGCGCCGCCCCGCCGAGTGGTCGGCGGAGGAGCCCTACGGGGAGTACACGGTCCTGGACGCCGACGGCGGGGAGCTGTGGACCTACGAGTTCGCCGCCCCGCCGGAGGAGCCCTCCGACGAGCCCTCCGACGGCGCCGGGGAGGACGGGTCCGCGGACGGGGACGAGGCCGCGCGGGAGCCCGGCGAGGAGCCCCAGGGGCTCGGCGTGCCCGTCACCGCCTGGGACGGGGCCGTCCTGCTCGACTCCGGCGGCGGCGCCCTGCACGCCCGCTCCCTCGACCCCGACGAGCCCGGCGGGGAGCTGTGGACCCTGGACGCCGGGTCCGACGACGACCTGGGGCTGGCCGACCTCGCCCCCCTGCCCGTCCCGCACGTGCTGGGCCTGTTCCCGCTGCCCGCCCCGGAGGAGGACGCCACCGGGGACGGGGAGGAGGCCGGCGAGCCCGGCGACGACGTCCTGCTGGTGCGCTGGAGCAGTGCCGAGTCCCCCTCGGTGCTCTCCGCCCACGACCCGGCCGACGGCGCTCTGCTGTGGACCCTGGAGGAGCCCGGCCCCAACCCCGTCGGCGGCGCCTACGACCCGGCCGGGCCCGCGGGCGGCCTCTACGACACCGCCACCGGCACCTTCCTGCTGCCCCAGGCCAGCGGCACGGCCACCGCCGTCGCCGTCGACCTGGCCGCCGGAGAGGTGCTGTGGGGCCTGGAGGAGGAGGACGGCGCGTTCTCCCCGGCCTTCGCCCACGCCGGGTTCGTCTACGGCTCCGACCGCGGCGGGGAATCCGACTCCCAGGTGGTGCTGGACGCCCTCGACATGGACGTGGCCGCCGACGACCTGGACGCCCACGTCGAGGCCGTCACCGAGGGCGGGCACGCCATCCTCGTCCAGGGCCGCCAGCGCTTCGTCTACGGGCCGCCCCCACAGGAGGAGCCGGAGGAGTCCGCGAGCCCCTCCGAGTCCCCCGGCGACGACGCGAGCTGA
- a CDS encoding fibronectin type III domain-containing protein codes for MAPSTEPTAPPGRPARQGRAARLFGSLRNRARANASGLTVVLLTAALVSTVLGTGALGRADEMSDGAVWLWTSPLGEAARVNGNSGEVDLVAGLPESAGTDVRVVQNDDYLLLYDPVTGKVTSVDLRRMGFSGVLELGSGDFDLVLGEDAAAVIDRASGEVKAVDPATLQPTGETLKIPAPLVGGAFDDEGTLWLGAPSQGTVVGVEIPEDEAVIERTAAVAEPGADLALTVLDEGALAVDRTGDRLVTLDAGGETEAVDSPVPLEDAELPARTRGDLVAVSLPGAGEVLTVTDPHGAAGVAHFPVGEDAGAAVAYEGRVYVPFAGEGTVRVFDAEGGELNPVTLPEAEGPLELEVREGRLFINSPRTGTAAVVDPDGTATIVDKSDPPPGPGDEEDGAPAPGSPDAGDTGEPDDQPGTDPGTGQAADEPGDDGPADLPDLPGPGDESGDGQGGRGEGDGAGEGDGPGEPLPPVPSSDPSPDPEEPEEPEGAPPGAPTPVTATAGDGSVSLSWPEAYSPDAPVEEYLITWDDGELTVGGDELSAEISDLVNGTTYRFRVRAANANGPGPAAQSTEVTPGERAPGAPGSVTATATGGGSATVSWEAVDGAHDYLLTIDAASGADPADRTSTGTSADVSGLTPGGTYTFTVTARTEGGVSGGSTSSEPLTMPKPELGAPASVSHTVSGGNVTVTWTAVEGAARYTITPRGDGALQPVTVAGSSAGGGSVSHTMARGSTGRCYGFTVVAVAEDGTVAQSSTSGPSRCEREFR; via the coding sequence GTGGCCCCCTCCACCGAACCCACCGCGCCCCCCGGACGCCCCGCCCGCCAGGGCCGCGCGGCCCGCCTGTTCGGCTCCCTCCGGAACCGGGCCCGCGCCAACGCCTCCGGACTGACGGTCGTCCTCCTCACCGCAGCCCTGGTCAGCACCGTCCTGGGCACCGGAGCCCTCGGCCGCGCCGACGAGATGTCCGACGGCGCCGTGTGGCTGTGGACCAGCCCCCTCGGCGAGGCCGCCCGCGTCAACGGCAACAGCGGCGAGGTCGACCTGGTCGCGGGCCTGCCCGAGTCGGCGGGCACCGACGTCCGCGTCGTCCAGAACGACGACTACCTGCTCCTCTACGACCCCGTCACCGGCAAGGTCACCTCGGTGGACCTGCGCCGGATGGGCTTCTCCGGCGTCCTCGAACTGGGCTCCGGCGACTTCGACCTGGTGCTCGGCGAGGACGCGGCCGCGGTGATCGACCGGGCCTCCGGCGAGGTGAAGGCGGTCGACCCCGCCACCCTCCAGCCCACGGGGGAGACGCTGAAGATCCCGGCACCGCTGGTCGGCGGGGCCTTCGACGACGAGGGGACGCTCTGGCTGGGGGCGCCCTCCCAGGGCACCGTCGTGGGCGTGGAGATCCCCGAGGACGAGGCGGTCATCGAGCGGACCGCCGCCGTCGCCGAACCCGGCGCCGACCTCGCCCTCACGGTCCTGGACGAGGGGGCGCTCGCGGTCGACCGGACCGGGGACCGCCTCGTCACCCTGGACGCGGGCGGCGAGACGGAGGCCGTCGACTCCCCGGTGCCGCTGGAGGACGCCGAACTGCCCGCGCGGACCCGCGGCGACCTGGTCGCCGTGTCCCTGCCCGGCGCCGGAGAGGTCCTCACGGTGACCGACCCGCACGGCGCGGCCGGGGTCGCGCACTTCCCGGTCGGCGAGGACGCCGGCGCCGCCGTCGCCTACGAGGGGCGCGTCTACGTGCCGTTCGCCGGCGAGGGCACGGTGCGGGTCTTCGACGCCGAGGGCGGAGAACTCAACCCGGTCACCCTGCCCGAGGCCGAGGGGCCGCTGGAGCTGGAGGTCCGGGAGGGGCGCCTGTTCATCAACTCGCCCCGCACCGGGACCGCCGCGGTCGTCGACCCCGACGGCACGGCCACCATCGTCGACAAGTCCGACCCGCCGCCCGGCCCCGGCGACGAGGAGGACGGCGCCCCGGCGCCCGGCTCCCCCGACGCCGGCGACACCGGCGAGCCCGACGACCAGCCCGGCACGGACCCCGGGACCGGCCAGGCCGCCGACGAGCCCGGCGACGACGGACCGGCGGACCTGCCGGACCTCCCCGGCCCCGGCGACGAGTCCGGCGACGGCCAGGGCGGCCGCGGCGAGGGCGACGGCGCGGGCGAGGGGGACGGCCCCGGAGAGCCGCTTCCGCCCGTCCCGAGCTCCGACCCCAGCCCCGACCCCGAGGAGCCGGAGGAGCCCGAGGGCGCGCCGCCCGGCGCCCCCACCCCGGTGACCGCCACCGCGGGCGACGGCTCCGTCTCCCTGAGCTGGCCGGAGGCCTACTCCCCGGACGCGCCGGTGGAGGAGTACCTGATCACCTGGGACGACGGCGAGCTGACCGTCGGCGGCGACGAGCTCTCCGCCGAGATCTCCGACCTGGTCAACGGCACCACCTACCGGTTCCGTGTCCGGGCCGCCAACGCCAACGGGCCCGGCCCGGCGGCGCAGAGCACCGAGGTCACCCCCGGCGAGCGGGCACCGGGCGCCCCCGGCTCCGTGACGGCCACGGCCACCGGGGGCGGGAGCGCCACGGTCTCCTGGGAGGCGGTGGACGGTGCGCACGACTACCTGCTGACCATCGACGCGGCTTCGGGCGCGGACCCGGCCGACCGCACCTCCACCGGGACGTCCGCGGACGTCTCCGGGCTGACGCCGGGCGGGACCTACACCTTCACCGTCACCGCGCGGACCGAGGGCGGGGTGAGCGGCGGCTCGACGAGCAGCGAGCCGCTCACCATGCCCAAGCCGGAGCTGGGCGCTCCCGCGAGCGTCAGCCACACCGTCTCGGGCGGCAACGTGACCGTCACCTGGACCGCGGTCGAGGGCGCGGCGCGGTACACGATCACGCCGCGCGGCGACGGTGCGCTCCAGCCGGTGACGGTGGCCGGGTCCTCCGCCGGGGGCGGATCGGTGTCCCACACCATGGCCCGCGGGTCGACCGGGCGCTGCTACGGGTTCACCGTGGTCGCGGTGGCGGAGGACGGCACGGTCGCGCAGTCCTCGACCAGCGGTCCCTCCAGATGCGAAAGGGAGTTCCGGTGA
- a CDS encoding spore-associated protein: protein MRRRTRTRASWAGVLVAAVAAVLLSPTSAVQAADPVAICNSGSAEGALTYTQNAAGWPRSIPGGGGTMYLFYEGNLGQNCAVTVGSGAVDIGLRVSGGAGAQWSTGNGVTGPVYVRAKGVCVDVTGSSGGRSHTVWGTNCGS, encoded by the coding sequence ATGCGTCGTCGAACGAGGACCCGCGCCTCCTGGGCCGGGGTCCTGGTGGCCGCCGTCGCGGCGGTGCTGCTGTCCCCGACCTCGGCCGTACAGGCGGCCGACCCGGTCGCCATCTGCAACTCGGGGAGTGCGGAGGGGGCGTTGACGTACACACAGAACGCCGCCGGATGGCCCAGGTCCATTCCCGGCGGTGGCGGGACGATGTACCTCTTCTACGAGGGCAACCTCGGCCAGAACTGCGCCGTGACCGTCGGCTCCGGCGCCGTGGACATCGGCCTGCGCGTCTCGGGCGGCGCCGGGGCGCAGTGGAGCACCGGGAACGGGGTCACCGGCCCGGTGTACGTGCGGGCCAAGGGCGTCTGCGTCGACGTCACCGGCTCCTCCGGCGGTCGGTCCCACACCGTCTGGGGCACCAACTGCGGCAGCTGA
- a CDS encoding DUF3488 and transglutaminase-like domain-containing protein codes for MVTLTRERADASPGGTGGGRAVPRTLLAAAGLVLASSAGGVALAPGYATPLPVQVVLPACALLAVLVTLAARARLRPSLVVPAGLPLPLAAVVVCAVLLPGQGTGVVDSTVEALVHSGARILTSAAPTPLSVDTLTAPLLATWLAGVGSVLLWHGRRPALAILPGLLWLVGAVVLNGPVAPPGFPSIGLVAVAAVLLMSAVSAERPPPGADGPTAADLVVEDGGPEGAAPGGRAGRFLTTVLVTVLAAAVTVFGGPVLLADWEARPRDPREALTPPLAPEAALNPLGHLSEWAAAPDDPLLTVRSEEPVELRWVALADFTGTTWLPEGGYRAAGEVLPAPVPAPPHAVRGSAEVAVGEELPGGWVPVVGAPRTIDLPSVGHDARSGVVVLREGPVAGTEYTVTGDVGDWRPAELETAHVPAGPEFDRYRELPPGAPPVLNDVVAAVSGQGPPYERARLIAEYLRESHHFSAESPGGHGYAHVARVLAPPGEQGGGGTSEQFASAFALLARAAGLPSRVVVGFGPGDGAEGGARTVRTGDAVAWGEVYFEGFGWVPFSVTPGEEGEEAPEETSAGTAGDEDGPEAESQGAQGGGAQGSQERPPEREDAWTRPALFAGTALLAAAVAVPAARLARRWLRLRTGSPERRVLGAWWELRDTLRQCGAPLPAGRTVGETLAAVDGLLPAGAGVGLDRLGRAVNWIGFAENARVSREAAAEAAAAVRRCSSGLRRTRGRARRALWWFDPRPLFWRAR; via the coding sequence ATGGTCACGCTGACGCGCGAGCGCGCGGACGCCTCCCCCGGCGGGACCGGCGGGGGGCGCGCGGTCCCGCGGACGCTCCTGGCGGCCGCGGGCCTGGTCCTGGCCTCCTCCGCCGGAGGCGTGGCGCTCGCCCCCGGGTACGCGACGCCCCTGCCGGTGCAGGTGGTGCTGCCGGCGTGCGCGCTGCTCGCGGTGCTGGTGACGCTGGCGGCCCGGGCCCGGCTGCGCCCGTCCCTGGTGGTCCCGGCCGGGCTCCCGCTGCCGCTGGCGGCGGTCGTCGTCTGCGCCGTCCTGCTCCCGGGCCAGGGGACGGGCGTGGTCGACTCCACGGTCGAGGCGCTGGTCCACTCCGGCGCCCGGATCCTGACCAGTGCCGCTCCCACGCCGCTCAGCGTGGACACGCTCACGGCTCCGCTGCTGGCCACCTGGCTCGCCGGGGTCGGCTCGGTGCTGCTCTGGCACGGGCGGCGGCCCGCGCTGGCGATCCTGCCGGGGCTGCTGTGGCTGGTGGGCGCGGTGGTGCTCAACGGGCCGGTGGCCCCGCCCGGGTTCCCCTCGATCGGGCTCGTGGCGGTGGCCGCGGTGCTGCTGATGTCCGCGGTCTCCGCCGAACGCCCGCCGCCGGGGGCGGACGGTCCGACGGCCGCCGACCTGGTGGTCGAGGACGGCGGCCCGGAGGGGGCGGCGCCGGGCGGGCGGGCCGGCCGGTTCCTGACGACGGTGCTCGTCACCGTCCTGGCGGCCGCCGTCACGGTGTTCGGCGGCCCGGTGCTCCTCGCGGACTGGGAGGCCCGGCCGCGCGACCCGCGCGAGGCCCTCACCCCGCCACTGGCCCCCGAGGCCGCCCTGAACCCGCTCGGCCACCTCTCCGAGTGGGCCGCCGCCCCGGACGACCCGCTGCTGACGGTGCGGTCCGAGGAGCCCGTCGAACTGCGCTGGGTCGCCCTGGCGGACTTCACCGGCACGACGTGGCTGCCGGAGGGGGGCTACCGGGCCGCCGGAGAGGTGCTCCCCGCGCCGGTGCCCGCGCCGCCGCACGCCGTCCGCGGCAGCGCGGAGGTGGCCGTGGGCGAGGAACTGCCCGGCGGGTGGGTCCCGGTCGTCGGGGCCCCGCGCACGATCGACCTGCCCTCCGTGGGCCACGACGCCCGGTCGGGGGTGGTGGTGCTCCGGGAGGGCCCGGTCGCGGGCACGGAGTACACGGTCACCGGGGACGTGGGCGACTGGCGGCCCGCCGAGCTGGAGACGGCGCACGTCCCGGCGGGCCCGGAGTTCGACCGGTACCGGGAGCTGCCCCCGGGGGCTCCCCCGGTCCTGAACGACGTGGTCGCCGCGGTCTCCGGCCAGGGGCCGCCCTACGAGCGGGCCCGGCTCATCGCCGAGTACCTGCGCGAGTCGCACCACTTCTCCGCCGAGTCCCCGGGCGGCCACGGGTACGCCCACGTCGCGCGGGTGCTGGCGCCGCCCGGGGAGCAGGGCGGCGGGGGGACCTCCGAGCAGTTCGCCAGCGCCTTCGCCCTGCTGGCCAGGGCCGCCGGGCTGCCGAGCCGGGTCGTCGTCGGCTTCGGCCCGGGGGACGGCGCCGAGGGCGGCGCGCGCACGGTGCGCACCGGCGACGCCGTCGCGTGGGGCGAGGTGTACTTCGAGGGCTTCGGCTGGGTGCCCTTCTCCGTGACCCCCGGCGAGGAGGGCGAGGAGGCCCCCGAGGAGACGTCCGCCGGCACCGCCGGCGACGAGGACGGCCCGGAGGCGGAGAGCCAGGGGGCGCAGGGCGGCGGGGCCCAGGGGTCGCAGGAGCGGCCGCCGGAGCGCGAGGACGCGTGGACCCGGCCCGCGCTGTTCGCGGGCACCGCGCTGCTCGCGGCGGCGGTGGCGGTCCCGGCGGCGCGGCTGGCCCGGAGGTGGCTGCGGCTGCGGACCGGGTCCCCCGAGCGCCGGGTGCTGGGCGCCTGGTGGGAGCTGCGGGACACGCTGCGCCAGTGCGGGGCGCCGCTCCCGGCCGGACGGACGGTGGGCGAGACCCTCGCCGCCGTTGACGGCCTGCTCCCCGCGGGGGCGGGCGTCGGGCTGGACCGGCTGGGCCGGGCGGTGAACTGGATCGGGTTCGCCGAGAACGCCCGGGTGAGCCGGGAGGCGGCGGCCGAGGCCGCCGCCGCGGTGCGGCGGTGCTCGTCCGGGCTGCGCCGGACCCGCGGCCGGGCGCGGCGGGCGCTGTGGTGGTTCGACCCCCGGCCGCTGTTCTGGCGGGCCCGGTGA